A single genomic interval of Candidatus Margulisiibacteriota bacterium harbors:
- a CDS encoding glutamate racemase: MSIQRIAFFDSGIGGLTVLKEALKILPREDYIYYADT; this comes from the coding sequence ATGAGCATACAGCGAATAGCTTTTTTTGATTCCGGTATAGGCGGCCTTACAGTTCTAAAAGAAGCGTTAAAAATATTACCCCGGGAAGATTATATATATTACGCGGACACG